Proteins encoded in a region of the Nonomuraea helvata genome:
- a CDS encoding NADPH-dependent FMN reductase, whose product MKIIGIAAGLHAGSFINRLLEAAGGELPKGVGFSVWSGLGEIPPYARGPVPASARELIRLVAASDAVLLTAPEHSLLPVELTYALDWMSARDGLSGKHVAVISASARACGAMWAQAELYKHLQAAGAVVMGDELVISPAGRHFDEDGHLADPALRAQVRAVIGRLCPAEVMEPALLL is encoded by the coding sequence GTGAAAATCATCGGGATTGCCGCCGGCCTCCACGCGGGGTCGTTCATCAACAGGCTGCTGGAAGCGGCGGGCGGCGAGCTGCCCAAGGGCGTCGGTTTCTCGGTGTGGTCCGGGCTGGGCGAGATCCCGCCGTACGCGCGCGGTCCCGTGCCCGCTTCCGCGCGGGAGCTCATCCGGCTGGTGGCCGCGTCCGACGCGGTGCTGCTGACGGCTCCCGAGCACAGCCTGCTGCCGGTGGAGCTGACGTACGCGCTGGACTGGATGTCGGCGCGGGACGGGCTGTCGGGCAAGCACGTGGCGGTGATCAGCGCGAGCGCCCGGGCGTGCGGCGCCATGTGGGCGCAGGCCGAGCTGTACAAGCACCTGCAGGCGGCGGGCGCCGTGGTGATGGGGGACGAGCTGGTGATCTCTCCTGCCGGCCGCCACTTCGACGAGGACGGCCACCTCGCGGATCCCGCCCTGCGTGCGCAGGTGCGCGCGGTGATCGGCCGGCTCTGCCCCGCCGAGGTCATGGAGCCCGCGCTGCTGCTCTGA